Genomic segment of Wolbachia endosymbiont (group A) of Longitarsus flavicornis:
ATGGTTCTGCCTCTTTTTTTCATTTGAGCATGTAAAGGTTATGATAATCTATCCCACACCTCAACTACATCCTCACTAAACTCTATTATCTCTACTTTTTTGAATTGATAGCAGTTGTTGATGGATTCAATCTCTAAATTCCCTACAAAAGGAGTGGCATCATTGCCTAAAATTTTACCACTGCGGCAGATTATTAATCTATCGATTAAATTATGCTTTAATAGCTCTGTGATTAACACTCCTCCACCTTCAACTAATAACCTTGTTATACCGATTTCTGAAACAAGTTTTGATACCATGTCTTTGAGGCAGACTTTGCCAGCATTGTTTGAATTAACTACTAAGTAGTTAATGTTTTTTATTTTTTTCTTTACTTCATTGTTTGTAATTACCCAAGTTGAACCTCCTGTCATCCCAGTGCGTGACACTGGGATCCATTCTTCTTCTTTTTTTCTAGATTCCAGCGTCACGCGCTGGAATGACATCGAAAGGTATGCTGTTGGCTCTTTGCTTAAATCATGGTTATATAAGGTATCTGCAGTCTTTGCAATGTTATGCTCTTCCTTTAATTTCCCTTGGCTATCAATAATTAGCCTTATTGGTGATCTATTTTCGAGCCCTGGTAACCTGCAAGTTAAGAGTGGATCGTCACTAACAAGGGTATTGCTGCCAATCATAATTGCATCATATTTTGCTCTAAGCTTCTGTACCCAATTTCTCGTATCTTCACTTGTTACCCATTTGCTATCGCCTGTAAATGTTGCAATTTTCCCGTCAAGAGTTGTTGCGATTTTACAGGCTATAAATGGCCTGTGTAGTTTTTTAGTGGTGAAAAAACCGACATTCAGTTCTTCTGCCTCTTTTTGCATAATTCCTTGTTTCACTTCAATTCCTGCTTCTTTCAGAGCTTTAATGCCTCCACCTGAAACTCTACTATCTGGGTCAATAGTTGCAATTACTACCCTTTTTATTCCAGCTCTTATAATTCCTGCGGTGCAAGGTTCTGTAACTCCAAAGTGGCAACATGGCTCGAGCGTGATATACATAGTTGCATCTTGAGTTGAACCTTTCGCGTTTTGCAAAGCGACTACCTCCGCATGCGGACGCCCACCGATCCCTGTATATCCCTCACTAATAATTGTACCATCTTTTACAATAACACACCCGACAGCAGGATTTGGTGCAACATTTCCAAGATTTTTTTCTGCAAGCCTTAATGCAATTGACATGAAATGATCATCAGTCATTAGAAAGAAGTCATTTCGTATGAGGTATCAAAAATTCTTCTGTGCTCGTGTATGGCAAATCTATCTGTCATACCCGAGATATAGTCACATATTATTACTGAACGCTGAGATTCACAAGCGAGTTTACTCCACTCTGTGGGAAGTAATCCTGGGTTTTCATAAAAACATTGAAAAAGTTCCTGTATTATGCGTTTCGCTTTGTTCATCGTTCTACTCAGTTTATAGCTTCTGTATATTTTCTCCATGTTGAATCTTTTCATTTCTTTTGTAGCATTCGCAACTTCTGGTGAAAATGTGACTAGCATTTTATTTAGACTTCTTACGTCTTCTACACTTTTTATTTTGTGATCTTCAATATTTCTTTCAGTCTGAGAAACAACATCACTTATCATAGTTCCTATAGTTCCACTCAGTGATTCATGTATGAGTTTGCTCTGAGGCAATTCTGAATATCTGCTCCTTATGTCTTTAAACATTTTTTCAATTAAAGGAACCTTCAGCAAATCTTCGATGGTTACTAAATTCGCCCTGAGTGCATCATCAAGATCGTGAACACTGTAAGCAATATCATCGGCAATTGAAGCAACTTGCGCTTCAATGCTTGAAAATTCTTCAAGTTTTAGATCATATTTTTTGTTGTATTCTAGCAATAGCTGATTATTTGTGTGAGATACTGCATTCTGACCAAGTAAGGGACCGTTATGTTTTGCAACTCCTTCAATCACCTCCCAACTTAGATTCATACCATCAAAGTCAGCGTGTTTTTGTTCGAGGTAAGTTAAAATCCTTATAGCTTGAACATTATGATCAAACTCATACTTCTCATTATCAACTTGAACTGATTGCTTTAGAGCATCCTCACCTGTGTGACCAAATGGGGGATGACCAAGGTCATGTGCAAGCGCTATGCATTCAGTGATATCCTCATCTAAGCCGAGTCTACGCGCAATGGACCTTGCAATTTGTGCAACTTCAAGGCTATGAGTAAGCCGAGTGCGATAGTAATCGTGCTCGTAATTGATAAAAACTTGTGTCTTGTACCCTAATTTTCTAAACGCATTAGAGTGAATGATACGGTCCCTATCACGCTGAAAGCAGCTGCGATTCTCATCTTCTGGCTCTTTGAAGTATCTCCCTTTTGTTTTGCTTGGAAAGCATGCATAATTTAATAGAAAATTATTGTTTGACATGTAAAATTTCTACTATAATAAGTTATCAATAATAAACGGTGGTTACTATGTCAACAGATTACAACATCAACTTAACTGATAATGCACTAAAAAAAATCCACTCTCTTGCAGAGAAGGAAGGAGATAAGAGTTCCGTTTTACGGGTTGCAGTTTCAGGCGGTGGATGTTCTGGCTTCAAATACAATTTTCTTATGGATCAAATGAATAAAAATCTATCTTTGGATGATGAAGATGATGATTACGATGATGAGTTTGATGACGAAGACGAAGATGATGATTATGAAGAAAGCGAGGACTATAGAAGCCATTCCAGTTTTAGCGAAAAAGGTAAAGATATAGTAATTAATGATGAAAATGGCAATCCTGTATTAATGGTTGATAATTGTTCAGCAAAATTTTTGAATAATTCAGTTATAGATTATACTGAGGATCTCAGTGGTTCTGGTTTTCAAATAAAGAATGCCTTTGCTAAGTCTCAATGTGGTTGTGGTAACAGTTTTTCGGTTTAATTATTACTAAAACTTAGATGCCTTCTGGGTCTTTTAAACATGGGTGATAATGTAGCTCTAGAACTAACTTCTGTAGATAAAAGCTTCAAGGATAATTCTGCTGTTGTAAAAGACATCAACCTAAGTGTCACAAGAGGGCAGGTAGTAGCGCTGATTGGCAATTCAGGTGCAGGAAAAACAACTATATTGCAAATCGCAGGCTTGTTGGACAAGCCAACTTCAGGTATAGTTACGATAGATGGAATAAATTGCACACAAGCCAATAATAAGCATAAAACCCATGTAAGAAGAAATTTTCTTAGTTTTGTTTATCAATTTCACTATTTGTTACAAGAGTTATCGGTGTTGGAAAATATTATGCTTCCTCAACTCATTGCAGGAAAAAGCAAAGCTGAAGCAAAAAAAAATTCGCAAGCAATGTTGAGAAAATTTGGTCTGGAAAACAAAGCAAGTAGCATGGTATCTGAAGTTTCGGGTGGGGAAAGGCAGAGAATTGCAATTGCAAGAAGCATTGTAAATTCTCCAAAGCTTTTACTTGCAGATGAGCCAACAGGAAATTTAGATCCAACAAATTCTTTTAACGTGTTTTTACTGCTACATTCATACGTAAAGGAAAATAACAGCTCTATGCTTATAGTAACACACAATCATCTCCTTGCAGAAAAGGCAGACTGCATTTTCCAATTGAGAGATCGATCATTAGTGAAGTTGTGAATAGGAAAAATAGCACAATTTCTATGCCTTATACTTATCTAACCAATGATCATTAACAGAGTACAACTCGCATGAAATGCTTTCATTGCTTTTTATACACGGACTTCTTAACTTACGCTGTTTACTTAGGGAACACCCCGATAACATAAACACAGCTAAAACAAAAAATAATAGCTTTTTAAACATAACAAAACCTTTTCATTTATATTACTACACTTATTTCTCTTGTTTGTAAAGATTAGGCATATTCTTTTACTCTTACCTCTTTTTTGACCTTTTGAGAAGAAATAGTTGCACTATTCAAGCGCAGTTTTATATAATTGTCCACGATTTGAGTCACTTCCTCTTCTTTATCCCTTAGAAAGTGATTAGTATCGTCTATTATATGGTATTTCATGTGATCACTTTTTACTGAATTTATCAACCTTTTTGCTAATTCTGTTACATCGCTTTCTTCTGAGATTGTATCATTGCTGCTTTGTATTATAAGCCCAGAAACTGGACAGGGAGAAAGAAAAGAAAAATCGTACTTAGTTACCGGAAGAGAAAGAGCAATAAAACCCACTATCTCAGGGCGGCGCATTGTTAGCTGCATAGCCACCCATGCTCCAAAAGAAAAACCAGCGATCCAAATTGGAACATTGCTAGGATTATGTTCCTGAAGCCAATCAATGGCTACCGCAGTGTCAGTTAATTCTCCTATACCCTTATCAAAAGTTCCGGTAGATTTTCCCACACCACGAAAGTTAATTTTCAATGCGGAAAAATTGTTGTCGATAAAAGACGTATATGTACTATGTACAATTTTACTATCCATATTACCACCATATTGAGGATGATGATGTAAAACCAGCACAACCGGCGCGTTGGCATTTTTGCTTTGATGGTATTCACCTTCTATCTTTCTTGTTGCATTATTCAAAAAAACTTCAACCATGGTAACTCCTAATAAGAACCCGCTTGACAGGTATTGATGACATGAGTTATTAATTATGTATTAATTTCGCTGTTTTTGCAATAAATTTTTTATCGTGTTAAAGCTAACGTACATAGTTATGGTTATAGTTGATGGTAAACTTATTTAAGTGACAGATGAGTCCATTCTCTTTAGAAAATAGTGGTTGCGTATATGCTGATTACAATGCAACTGCTCCAATTAGCGAGAATGTAAAAAAAAGTATATTTGAGGTCTTGTTAAAACAAACGCTCAATCCATCATCGCTACATAAAAGAGGACAAGAAGCGAGGAAGATTCTTCAGGATGCAAGAGATAACGTACGTGGTGCTATTGGTGTTCTAAGTGATAAAGAAATAGTTTTTACGTCTGGTGCGACTGAAGCGAATAACCTTGTTATGAGAGGAATAGCAGGCTATCTGCATATAATTTCAGCTATAGAGCATCCTTCAATTCTTAATTCTGCATGTAATCCATATATAATACCCGTTAATCAGGAGGGCATTGTTGACTTTTTAGAGCTAGAAAAAATTCTAAGCGAACTTAAAGGAAACAAAGCAATAGTTTCAGTTATGATGGCAAATAACGAAACCGGAGTTATTCAACCTATTGAGGAAATAGCTGAAATAGTACACAAATTTGGAGCAATTTGCCACACTGACACTGCTCAAAGTGTTGGGAAAATTAAAGTTAATATGGAAGATTTAGGAGTGGATTTACTCACTTTATCCGCCCATAAATTTGGCGGTGTAGCAGGCAGTGGAGTTTTAATATTCAATAAAGAACTTGCGATAGAACCTATTATAATAGGTGGTGGACAAGAGAAGGGATTTCGTGGTGGTACGGAAAATATTGTTGCGATTGCAGGCCTTTCTGCTGCACTGCAAAATATTCCAGACCTTCTATCAAAAATGGATGAAGTAAAGGAGCTACGTGATCAATTAGAGTGTGAATTATTAAATCTTGCCAGTGACATAAGAATCTTCGGTAAAAGCTCTAAGAGGCTGCCAAACACAAGTTTTATTTATATGCCAGGAGTAAAGAGTGATGTGCAGCTCATGCATTTTGACTTGAATCATATTGCAGTTAGTAATGGCTCCGCGTGTTCTTCTGGAAAAGTTGAGCCTTCCCATGTTTTGCTTGCAATGGGGGCAACAAAAGAGCAAGCAGAGTGTTCAATTAGAATCAGTATAGGTCCAGAAACTAAACCACAAGACATAAAAAAAATAGTGGATTGTTGGTATAATATCTACAAGCAGAACTCCTTGGTATAGATAATACGTGGTATCATGCAGGCACTGGCCGAGCATTAGATGTAAAAAATTACTTGACAAACTCCGCCAGCGCCCTTATCATGGTACTGAAGCTATTTATTTATCTTCTCTGTACAGATTAAATGACAAAAAAACTCACGTATCTGGCGTCTCATGTTTAATTTTTTGCACTATGTGCACTCTATGTCTTTATCAAATTTCTGGGTTTTTACCTACACAAGCTGAAATACGCTTATAAAGCATTTAAAACATTAAAAAACGCCAACTTAAAAAATGGATAGTGAATAATTAGCTACCTTAGGGTTTCTTTTGCCTTTTTTTCTGTTTAGTAAATTTCTTAACGTTTATAATTTAGATTAGTTGCGGCTTAAAAGCAGCTAAATCGCGGTTATTAAACGTTTAGAATAAAAAAACGCCATACTTGAAAGTATAATGTAAGTAATTAGCCAACCACGGGGCTTCTTTTGCCTTTTTTTTCGTTTGGTAAATTTCTTAAATATTATGGCTAAAGATTGCACGAATGTTGCAATTACAAAAGCGATCTCTACTAGGAGGATGTCATTAGACTTCTTTCAAAATTCATGTATGGAGCTCAAAATTGTGAATTGCAGCAATCAAATTAAACCTTAAACCAAAACGTTTTCGTCGGTTTCTATACCTGTCCGAGATGATTTTAAACCTTTTCAATAAGCCAATTACGTTTTCAACAATTGCCCTTTGGCTCATAAGTGCCCTGTTCTCTTTTTTTTGTTCTTTGCTTAACGGATTCTTTTTCATTTTCCTGTGCGGTAATACAACATTTTTGTGTATCTTCTGCATTCCCCTGTAGCCGGCATCAGCTAAGATTTTGGTGTCCGGTAATATTGCTACCTTTGATTCTCTAAACATCCGAAAATCGTGTTTTCTACCATTCGAGAAAGATGTGCATATGACTTTTTTACTCTTCTTCTCTGTTACTATTTGTGTTTTTATAGTATGCCTTTTTTTCTTTCCAGAGTAGAAGGGCTTTTGCTTTTTTTTGGTCTCTCTACTGGCGTTTCAGTTCCGTCTATTACTAAAACTTCATATTCTACATCACTCTTTAATAGCTCTTTTTTTCCTGGTAATGCAAAATCTGGATGTTTTATTAATATGTCTTCTACCTATCTTATTATTTTAAAACTGTTACTTTCACTCATGCCATAGCTTTGCCCAATATGAAAATATGTACGATATTCTCTTATATATTCCAGTGCCATAAGTAGCCTGTCTTCTATGCAAAGTTTACTTTTTCTTCCACTTCTAGCTTTTTTTCTTTTATCCTCCACTTCTAGAATTTCTACCATTCGCTCAAATGTTGCTTTTTTTACCCCTGTTAAACGTCGAAACTTTTCTCCTTCTAACTTTTCTATTTCCTTATATTTCATGCTTTCAAATACTTCATCTTACACTCCCTCTAACAATTTTGAAAGAAGTCTAATGGGTTTATGTTTATTGTCAGCGGAATTGTAGTGTCAATGTTAGCACTTTTTACAGATCATAAAATGGCGCTTTTTGCGATATTTGCAATGTTGGCAGTTGCTAGTATTTTAAATTATGCTACAAAAGAGACATACCCTAAAAAATAAAGTAGCTGAACCTTAAGTCAGTTGCTATATTGTGTTTAAATATTGCAATACTTACTCAATTATGGATCATGTTATAACAAAAGACACAGCAGTAACTAAGGCAACAATAGCTGAAAATATAAACCAAGAAATAGGATTATCAAAGGAAGACTCTGCTTCGATAATAGATGATATATTGGACGAAATAAAGACGAGCTTGGCAAAGGATGGAATAGTAAAAATATCGTCATTTGGAACATTCTTGGTCAAAAAAAAGAAGGAAAGGCCAGGAAATATACCAAATACATCGGAGAAAGTGATGATTCAGGCAAGAAATTCAGTTTCTTTTAGGCCTTCAAAAATTATAAAAAAATCAATCAATAATTAATGAACAAGGAAAAATTATTTTATACGATTGGGGAAGTAGCTGAAGAGCTACATTTGGAACAGCATGTTTTGAGATTTTGGGAAGGTCAATTTCATCAAATTAAGCCTACAAAGCGTAAAGGAAGAAGGCTATATGATCGTAAGTGTATAGAGGCCATAAAGAAAGTAAAATACATGCTATATGATAAAGGATATACAATAAAAGGAGTGCAAAAAGAATTTGGTAATGATATAAAAGTCACAAAGAATTTGTTGCAAGAACTCACCGATTTGAGAGACTATTTAACTAGTAAAATAAATAGCGAGGAAAGTAACAAGCAGACGTGAAACACTACGTCTCGCTAAAATTTTGGAGTTTTATGAGAGTTTAAAATGTGGCATATAGCCTCATTTCTTATGTTATTAGCAATATTAATAGGCTGTGGCCTGCAAAAACCCGCACCTGTGCTGCTTAAAGGCGAAGAATTTTACGGAAAAAGAGATCTGGAATATACAAGAGAGTACCATTTAATTAGGGAGCCTTCAGTGCAAAAAGAAAGTAGAAAAGCCATCATAAATAGGATATACAGAGATAACAATAATGCACAAAACGTGGAGGTAAATTGTAAATTTGTAATGCCAGTTAAAGGTTCAGCTACCTCTTCTGATGAAACGTGTAAGGATGGCATAAAAATTGCTGCTCAAAATGGAACGAACGTAATTGCCTCTGCACCCGGCAAAGTGATATATGTAGGCAAAGGGCTGAGATGGTATGGAAATTTAATTATAGTGGAACACAAAGATAATTACATGACTGTGTACTCCTATTTAAAAAACATACATGTTGAAATTGGTGATAAAGTAAAACAAGGTCAAGTAATTGGATCTGCAGGTAAATCAAGCACACAAGATAAAGACCCGCAGATGTGTTTCACAATACGGCATAATGGCCAAGCGGTTGATCCTTTGGTGCACACAAACTGTGATTAAATTTGGATTGATATGAAATATGATTTTAAAAATGTTGAAAAATTTTATCAAAATAAATGGGATTTTTCTGTAAGCAAGAGCGGTAAACAAGAAAAGTGTTACGTGTTGGAAATGTTTCCATATCCATCTGGTAAAATTCATATGGGACACTTACGTAACTATACAATAGGGGATGTGATAGCGCGTTACAAGAGAGCTAATGGATTTGAGGTTTTGCACCCAGTTGGCTGGGATGCGTTTGGATTACCAGCTGAAAATGCAGCAAGGGACAATAATATTAGCCCTGCGGTATGGACGAAAGAGAATATAGATAATATGCGTACACAGTTGAAATCTATAGGTCTTTCTTATAATTGGGAGCGTGAACTCTCCACATGTGAACCTGACTATTACAAACACGAACAAAAATTTTTCCTGGATTTTTTAAAGCATGGGCTTGCCTACCGAAAAGAGTCGTGGGTTAACTGGGACCCGGTAGACCAAACAGTGCTTGCAAATGAACAAGTAGTCGACGGAAAAGGATGGCGGTCAGGCGCCGTTGTTGAAAAACGTAAGTTGTCCCAATGGTTTTTAAAGATTACTGATTTCGCTGAAGATTTACTCAAGTGCTTGCAAAGTTTAAAAAATTGGCCAGAAAAAGTCAAAACAATGCAGGAGCGTTGGATAGGAAAATCTGAAGGGATCACCATAGAATTTGAAATAGTTGGCTTAAATAAGAAATTAAAGATTTTTACAACTTCTCCTCATACTTGGTTTGGAGCTTCTTTTTTTGCGGTAGCAGCAGAACACCCTATTGTGCAGGATCTTAAGGACAAAGAAATACGAGACTTTATCGATGGCATGAAAGCAAAGGAGGAAAATGACGAAAAAATAGGAGTTTACACCGGATTAAACGTCAAGCATCCATTTCTTGATAAGGAATTGCCGCTTTACATAGCGAATTTTGTGTTGA
This window contains:
- a CDS encoding integration host factor subunit alpha — translated: MDHVITKDTAVTKATIAENINQEIGLSKEDSASIIDDILDEIKTSLAKDGIVKISSFGTFLVKKKKERPGNIPNTSEKVMIQARNSVSFRPSKIIKKSINN
- a CDS encoding alpha/beta hydrolase yields the protein MVEVFLNNATRKIEGEYHQSKNANAPVVLVLHHHPQYGGNMDSKIVHSTYTSFIDNNFSALKINFRGVGKSTGTFDKGIGELTDTAVAIDWLQEHNPSNVPIWIAGFSFGAWVAMQLTMRRPEIVGFIALSLPVTKYDFSFLSPCPVSGLIIQSSNDTISEESDVTELAKRLINSVKSDHMKYHIIDDTNHFLRDKEEEVTQIVDNYIKLRLNSATISSQKVKKEVRVKEYA
- a CDS encoding MerR family transcriptional regulator yields the protein MNKEKLFYTIGEVAEELHLEQHVLRFWEGQFHQIKPTKRKGRRLYDRKCIEAIKKVKYMLYDKGYTIKGVQKEFGNDIKVTKNLLQELTDLRDYLTSKINSEESNKQT
- a CDS encoding cysteine desulfurase family protein produces the protein MSPFSLENSGCVYADYNATAPISENVKKSIFEVLLKQTLNPSSLHKRGQEARKILQDARDNVRGAIGVLSDKEIVFTSGATEANNLVMRGIAGYLHIISAIEHPSILNSACNPYIIPVNQEGIVDFLELEKILSELKGNKAIVSVMMANNETGVIQPIEEIAEIVHKFGAICHTDTAQSVGKIKVNMEDLGVDLLTLSAHKFGGVAGSGVLIFNKELAIEPIIIGGGQEKGFRGGTENIVAIAGLSAALQNIPDLLSKMDEVKELRDQLECELLNLASDIRIFGKSSKRLPNTSFIYMPGVKSDVQLMHFDLNHIAVSNGSACSSGKVEPSHVLLAMGATKEQAECSIRISIGPETKPQDIKKIVDCWYNIYKQNSLV
- the ribD gene encoding bifunctional diaminohydroxyphosphoribosylaminopyrimidine deaminase/5-amino-6-(5-phosphoribosylamino)uracil reductase RibD, coding for MTDDHFMSIALRLAEKNLGNVAPNPAVGCVIVKDGTIISEGYTGIGGRPHAEVVALQNAKGSTQDATMYITLEPCCHFGVTEPCTAGIIRAGIKRVVIATIDPDSRVSGGGIKALKEAGIEVKQGIMQKEAEELNVGFFTTKKLHRPFIACKIATTLDGKIATFTGDSKWVTSEDTRNWVQKLRAKYDAIMIGSNTLVSDDPLLTCRLPGLENRSPIRLIIDSQGKLKEEHNIAKTADTLYNHDLSKEPTAYLSMSFQRVTLESRKKEEEWIPVSRTGMTGGSTWVITNNEVKKKIKNINYLVVNSNNAGKVCLKDMVSKLVSEIGITRLLVEGGGVLITELLKHNLIDRLIICRSGKILGNDATPFVGNLEIESINNCYQFKKVEIIEFSEDVVEVWDRLS
- a CDS encoding ABC transporter ATP-binding protein gives rise to the protein MGDNVALELTSVDKSFKDNSAVVKDINLSVTRGQVVALIGNSGAGKTTILQIAGLLDKPTSGIVTIDGINCTQANNKHKTHVRRNFLSFVYQFHYLLQELSVLENIMLPQLIAGKSKAEAKKNSQAMLRKFGLENKASSMVSEVSGGERQRIAIARSIVNSPKLLLADEPTGNLDPTNSFNVFLLLHSYVKENNSSMLIVTHNHLLAEKADCIFQLRDRSLVKL
- a CDS encoding heme biosynthesis protein HemY — translated: MSTDYNINLTDNALKKIHSLAEKEGDKSSVLRVAVSGGGCSGFKYNFLMDQMNKNLSLDDEDDDYDDEFDDEDEDDDYEESEDYRSHSSFSEKGKDIVINDENGNPVLMVDNCSAKFLNNSVIDYTEDLSGSGFQIKNAFAKSQCGCGNSFSV
- a CDS encoding M23 family metallopeptidase, producing the protein MWHIASFLMLLAILIGCGLQKPAPVLLKGEEFYGKRDLEYTREYHLIREPSVQKESRKAIINRIYRDNNNAQNVEVNCKFVMPVKGSATSSDETCKDGIKIAAQNGTNVIASAPGKVIYVGKGLRWYGNLIIVEHKDNYMTVYSYLKNIHVEIGDKVKQGQVIGSAGKSSTQDKDPQMCFTIRHNGQAVDPLVHTNCD
- a CDS encoding deoxyguanosinetriphosphate triphosphohydrolase, whose translation is MSNNNFLLNYACFPSKTKGRYFKEPEDENRSCFQRDRDRIIHSNAFRKLGYKTQVFINYEHDYYRTRLTHSLEVAQIARSIARRLGLDEDITECIALAHDLGHPPFGHTGEDALKQSVQVDNEKYEFDHNVQAIRILTYLEQKHADFDGMNLSWEVIEGVAKHNGPLLGQNAVSHTNNQLLLEYNKKYDLKLEEFSSIEAQVASIADDIAYSVHDLDDALRANLVTIEDLLKVPLIEKMFKDIRSRYSELPQSKLIHESLSGTIGTMISDVVSQTERNIEDHKIKSVEDVRSLNKMLVTFSPEVANATKEMKRFNMEKIYRSYKLSRTMNKAKRIIQELFQCFYENPGLLPTEWSKLACESQRSVIICDYISGMTDRFAIHEHRRIFDTSYEMTSF